Proteins from one Oncorhynchus masou masou isolate Uvic2021 chromosome 12, UVic_Omas_1.1, whole genome shotgun sequence genomic window:
- the ncapd3 gene encoding condensin-2 complex subunit D3, giving the protein MELIHALDFLNLKDISGGWVDAVWDFEFTETEPLDAAIVIKSGSKEFETLYSHLLPYMTDSEVSPIGTDGASQSVWTVFGDNGVSVKSLVAVLSYFVLGGKSKTASVQQRISALQASSLYLLLLGIPGSVVNKMFHQILFDTCLNTVSNCWPQSLVKKRKKDTLKSSQADCKRSKPHRKDNDEMDVDEDEEQDEEVHLSPQDLLNIREGVVLLVKSLLRLLLKFPLKDEPQSADNCVQMFAKLTNFEPVIGELSFGAGQDIDDMRTMPELAYYGLWLLCSSNHGDEKVSLRRVFHRVLYVILMMSKGESGKPSLMMATQAVLAAQDQAIGFVSHVVDELKEPALPFLRILLQHISFRMVDKTDYRTRGAQAVAKLLAKMPCGDYASFIKWLFDYSRHSKVVYRIFALDVSMALLEQPEREANENLDAELVSFLSHRFLVHNMVFGRRSDASPTVRGHALTCLAQCLELPSMNATRSIKELFSTTCAQTVLDGEGSDGTLNSQTTQKTFKTLPFKTIEITNNDHASFDSKDTMALLKRRVNDPKTNVRKCALQAMMGLLKHNVIMLSEGNLTVLSERTRDPALSVKKKALQCLMDLLAAHPENSLVQKAWLRGVVPAVVDAESSVQEKALECLEQTILSQVKSHGSYSYRDAQQTLTWDLLGLLCDHCQDLGRYFSRAFTVWSKQNKFTSAFINNLISHTEAEHAAGAWLLLSKVASSCPQLDYGKILDAWDDLVRSKNVTVTTSCHILCVIGDIGEHLNEDTKSRIVEDIITWLKSFEMPLEVISASVETLCRLGKAEAVSDTQTFLNHHCGELVSVCEAYLSGVILNENGAQNLNEDLVIKHLYTLGVASLHCPSKVGKRIVLLVQSLLTSSVEQQSEGSEEPACSQPLSQFKASSMPSSVRAHAVITLGKLCLQHEELTRKYLPAFARELELCSELAVRSNVVVVMCDLCVRYTNMVDRYVPNVSACLRDKEPLIRKQTLIMLTNLLQEEFVKWKGSLFFRFIAVLVDSDPTIASLCEYCLVHLLLKKNPVMFSQHFIECIFHFNSYGKHKTYNKFPQAASEKAKFSLKGAQNKERRFRIYRFLLEHFTDAQRFNITIKISQNILVCFVDGELPLDGDGAAVLAETFGILSLKEIKLSALSGAAGAGGDELQEDEQMAMAKAVIQVAQKKVVSQVQKKVFIESMIPIIINLKSMLEQKRSPVLKDLMGYLQLTMQDYRSEVKEFFAADEQLAVEMEYNLKMYEKEMEAQMAHCSLGGDAASGGTPILGSPAPASAHRLLQTGFATPQPVGPSHLLTQRLAQSDRRQPAKQRSGPHRSWVMVTGDRNFTPLDGSVKPKGGVCDRAISTPQGNINEVTFGEGVSAIFSDRRTGSKTGEGGHVLQLISPEQQTPVPRQWNVQSPLNQKRTRQIHQ; this is encoded by the exons ATGGAGTTAATACATGCGCTAGATTTTCTAAATTTGAAAGACATCTCCGGAG GTTGGGTTGATGCTGTGTGGGATTTTGAATTCACTGAAACTGAACCACTGGATGCTGCCATTGTCATAAAAAGTGGATCCAAGGAATTCGAAACGTTGTACAGTCACCTGCTACCCTATATGACTGACTCTGAGGTGTCCCCTATAGGAACTGATGGCGCATCACAA AGTGTCTGGACAGTGTTTGGTGACAATGGGGTCTCTGTCAAGTCACTTGTGGCGGTGCTGTCGTACTTTGTCTTGGGAGGGAAGTCCAAAACAGCCAGCGTTCAGCAAAGGATAAGCGCTCTACAGGCATCCTCCCTCTACTTACTGCTACTGGGAATCCCAG GTAGTGTGGTCAACAAAATGTTCCACCAAATCCTCTTCGACACTTGCTTGAACACCGTGAGCAACTGTTGGCCCCAGAGCTTGGTCAAGAAGCGCAAGAAAGACACTTTGAAGAGCTCTCAGGCTGACTGCAAACGGTCCAAACCACACAGGAAAGACAATGATGAG ATGGACGTAGATGAGGATGAGGAACAGGACGAGGAGGTCCATTTGTCTCCACAGGACCTCCTAAATATCAGAGAGGGAGTCGTCCTCCTGGTGAAAAGCCTCCTCCGGCTCCTCCTCAAATTTCCGTTGAAGGATGAGCCACAGAGTGCAGACAACTGTGTACAG ATGTTTGCCAAGCTGACTAACTTTGAGCCTGTTATTGGAGAATTGAGCTTTGGTGCTGGACA GGATATCGATGACATGAGGACAATGCCTGAGTTGGCCTATTACGGATTGTGGTTGCTCTGCTCTTCAAATCATGGGGATGAGAAAGTG TCTCTGCGCCGGGTTTTCCACAGAGTCCTGTATGTGATCCTCATGATGAGCAAAGGGGAAAGTGGCAAGCCCTCCCTCATGATGGCCACCCAAGCTGTCCTCGCTGCCCAGGATCAGGCCATTGGCTTTGTCAG TCACGTTGTTGATGAACTGAAAGAGCCAGCACTGCCCTTTCTACGGATCCTCCTGCAGCATATATCCTTCCGG ATGGTGGACAAGACAGACTACCGTACGCGTGGAGCCCAGGCTGTTGCCAAGCTGCTGGCCAAAATGCCCTGTGGAGACTACGCGTCATTCATAAAGTGGCTGTTTGATTACTCCAGACATTCAAAG GTGGTGTACCGGATCTTTGCACTGGACGTGTCCATGGCTCTGCTGGAACAGCCAGAGAGGGAAGCAAATGAAAATTTGGACGCAGAACTAGTCTCCTTCCTGTCTCACAGGTTCCTGGTCCACAACATGGTGTTTGGCCGTCGCTCAGACGCTTCGCCTACAGTCCGAGGCCACGCCCTTACCTGTCTGGCCCAGTGCCTGGAGCTGCCCTCCATGAATGCCACACGCAGCATCAAAGAGCTCTTCTCCACCA CATGTGCGCAGACTGTCTTGGATGGTGAAGGTTCTGATG GCACTTTAAATTCACAGACAACCCAAAAAACTTTCAAGACTTTACCTTTCAAGACTATTGAGATCACAAACAATGACCATGCAAGTTTTGATT CAAAGGACACAATGGCTTTACTGAAGCGCCGTGTGAATGACCCAAAGACCAACGTGAGGAAGTGTGCACTGCAG GCGATGATGGGCCTGCTGAAGCACAACGTGATCATGCTCAGTGAGGGGAATTTGACTGTGCTGTCGGAACGCACCCGTGACCCCGCCCTGTCTGTCAAGAAGAAGGCCCTGCAGTGCCTCATGGATCTCCTCGCT GCCCACCCAGAGAACAGCCTGGTACAGAAGGCGTGGCTGCGGGGCGTGGTGCCGGCCGTGGTGGACGcagagagctctgtccaggagaAAGCCCTGGAGTGCCTAGAGCAGACCATCCTCAGCCAGGTGAAGAGCCACGGCTCCTACAGCTACAGGGATGCCCAGCAGACACTGACCTGGGACCTGCTGGGCCTGCTGTGTGACCACTGCCAAGACCTTGG CCGGTACTTCAGCAGGGCCTTCACGGTGTGGTCCAAGCAGAACAAGTTCACTTCAGCCTTCATCAACAACCTCATCTCTCACACGGAGGCAGAGCACGCGGCCGGGGCGTGGCTGCTGCTCTCCAAAGTGGCCAGCTCCTGCCCCCAACTCGACTACGGAAAGATCTTGGACGCCTGGGACGACCTGGTCAG GTCAAAGAACGTCACAGTGACAACATCCTGCCATATTCTGTGCGTGATCGGGGACATTGGCGAGCATCTGAACGAAGATACCAAGAGCAGGATTGTCG AGGACATTATTACCTGGCTGAAGAGCTTTGAAATGCCTCTGGAGGTGATCAGTGCCAGTGTGGAGACTCTGTGTCGACTGGGCAAGGCAGAGGCAGTCAGTGACACACAG ACATTCCTTAACCATCACTGTGGAGAACTAGTCTCGGTCTGTGAGGCATATCTTTCCGGCGTCATCCTGAATGAAAACGGAGCACAGAATTTGAATGAGGATTTGGTG ATAAAGCACCTGTACACACTAGGCGTGGCGTCGCTGCATTGTCCCTCCAAAGTGGGCAAGCGCATTGTGCTCCTGGTccagtctctcctcacctccagtGTGGAACAACAGTCAG AGGGGTCAGAGGAACCGGCCTGCTCCCAGCCTCTGTCTCAGTTTAAGGCTTCCTCCATGCCCAGCAGCGTCCGGGCTCATGCTGTCATCACTCTAG GTAAGCTGTGCCTGCAGCACGAGGAGCTGACCCGCAAATACCTGCCGGCGTTCGCCCGCGAACTGGAACTATGCAGTGAGTTGGCGGTGCGCAGCAACGTGGTTGTGGTCATGTGTGACCTGTGCGTTCGCTACACCAACATGGTTGACCGCTACGTTCCCAACGTGTCGGCCTGTCTCCGCGATAAGGAGCCGCTCATCCGCAAGCAGACCCTCATCATGCTCACTAACCTGCTGCAG GAAGAGTTTGTCAAATGGAAGGGCTCGCTGTTCTTCCGTTTCATTGCAGTGCTGGTGGATTCTGACCCTACCATTGCTAG TCTGTGTGAGTACTGCCTGGTTCACCTCCTGCTCAAGAAGAACCCAGTGATGTTCTCACAGCACTTCATTGAGTGCATCTTCCACTTCAACTCCTATGGGAAACACAAGACCTACAACAAATTCCCTCAAGCGGCCAG TGAGAAGGCTAAGTTCTCCCTTAAAGGAGCCCAGAACAAAGAGAGGAGGTTCAGGATCTATAGGTTCCTGCTGGAGCACTTCACAGACGCCCAGCGCTTTAACATCACCATCAAGATCAGCCAGAACATTCTCG TGTGCTTCGTGGACGGGGAGCTGCCTCTGGACGGTGATGGGGCAGCAGTGCTGGCTGAGACATTTGGTATCCTCAGCCTCAAGGAGATCAAGCTGTCAGCACTGAGCGGAGCGGCGGGGGCTGGTGGTGACGAGCTGCAGGAGGACGAGCAGATGGCCATGGCCAAGGCCGTCATTCAGGTGGCTCAGAAGAAGGTGGTCTCACAG gTCCAGAAGAAAGTGTTCATCGAGAGCATGATTCCCATCATCATTAATCTGAAGAGCATGCTGGAACAGAAGCGCTCGCCAGTCCTGAAGGACCTCATGGGCTACCTCCAG CTGACCATGCAGGACTACCGCAGTGAGGTGAAGGAGTTCTTTGCAGCGGATGAGCAGCTGGCGGTAGAAATGGAGTACAACCTGAAGATGTATGAGAAGGAGATGGAAGCCCAGATGGCCCACTGCTCCCTGGGAGGCGATGCTGCCTCTGGGGGCACGCCG atCCTGGGCTCCCCTGCCCCTGCTTCTGCCCACAGGCTCCTCCAAACGGGCTTTGCCACGCCCCAGCCCGTCGGCCCCAGCCACCTGCTCACCCAAAGACTTGCCCAGTCAGACAG GCGTCAGCCAGCGAAGCAAAGGAGCGGGCCACACAGGAGCTGGGTCATGGTAACCGGCGATAGAAACTTTACACCTCTGGATGGATCAG TGAAGCCGAAAGGAGGCGTCTGCGATCGAGCTATAAGCACCCCGCAGG GTAACATAAATGAAGTTACATTCGGGGAAGGAGTTAGCGCCATCTTCAGTGACCGGAGAACAG GGTCAAAGACTGGAGAAGGAGGACATGTCCTTCAATTGATTTCACCTGAGCAGCA AACTCCAGTGCCAAGGCAATGGAACGTGCAGTCCCCACTCAATCAAAAAAGAACGAGACAAATACATCAGTAG
- the jam3b gene encoding junctional adhesion molecule 3B: MYGQTEHCIDSKMALTRLACILVLLSTHCYFNVLAVILKTTNDAPWANEFESIELSCLIESISTNDPRIEWKKIKDGEPSYVYFEKKISGDLEGRARIREPATLVITNATRSDSASYRCEVTAPIDQKTFDEILINLVIRVKPVVPKCAVPKSVPVGKAAELRCVEDEGFPKSQYQWFRNKEEIPDDPKTSPKFFNSSYMLNAETGTLKFSAVRKDDSGEYFCRAKNDAGHSECGPQTMEVYNINIAGIILGVLVVVVVLLCITVGICCAYKRGYFVSQKQTGNNYKAPAKGDGVDYVRTEDEGDFRHKSSFVI, translated from the exons GTTACTTCAACGTGTTGGCAGTGATTCTGAAAACAACGAATGATGCGCCATGGGCCAACGAGTTTGAAT CTATCGAATTGTCCTGTTTGATAGAGTCCATCTCCACAAACGACCCCAGAATCGAATGGAAGAAAATTAAGGATGGGGAGCCCAGTTATGTCTACTTTGAGAAGAAGATCTCAG GAGATTTGGAGGGCAGAGCAAGGATCAGAGAGCCTGCAACATTAGTGATAACCAATGCTACAAGATCAGACTCAGCCAGTTATCGTTGCGAAGTCACCGCCCCAATTGACCAGAAAACCTTTGATGAGATTTTGATCAACCTTGTCATAAGAG TGAAGCCAGTGGTGCCGAAATGTGCTGTCCCCAAATCGGTGCCTGTGGGGAAGGCGGCGGAGCTCCGCTGCGTGGAGGATGAAGGTTTCCCCAAGTCTCAATACCAGTGGTTCCGCAACAAGGAGGAGATCCCCGATGACCCCAAGACCAGCCCCAAGTTCTTCAACTCCTCCTACATGCTCAACGCCGAAACTGGAACCCTG AAATTCAGTGCTGTCAGAAAGGACGACTCAGGAGAGTACTTCTGCCGAGCAAAGAACGACGCGGGTCACTCAGAATGTGGACCGCAGACGATGGAAGTCT ATAACATCAATATTGCCGGGATCATCCTGggagtgctggtggtggtggtggtgctattGTGTATAACAGTGGGCATCTGCTGTGCGTACAAGCGAGGCTACTTCGTCAgccagaaacagacaggaaacAA TTACAAAGCCCCAGCGAAAGGAGACGGAGTGGACTACGTCAGGACAGAGGACGAG GGCGACTTCCGACACAAATCTTCATTTGTCATCTGA